In the genome of Rhizobium rhizogenes, one region contains:
- the rpsD gene encoding 30S ribosomal protein S4 encodes MSKRESAKYKIDRRMGENIWGRPKSPVNRREYGPGQHGQRRKGKMSDFGTQLRAKQKLKGYYGELREKQFRATFDEANRRKGDTSENLIGLLESRLDAIVYRAKFVPTVFASRQFINHGHVTVNGVRVNIGSYRCKPGDVIEVRQKSKQLVTVLEAVQLAERDVPDYIEVDHNKMVATYARVPALSDVPYPVVMEPHLVVEFYSR; translated from the coding sequence ATGAGCAAGCGCGAATCGGCTAAGTACAAAATTGACCGCCGCATGGGCGAAAACATCTGGGGTCGTCCGAAGTCCCCGGTTAACCGCCGCGAATACGGCCCGGGCCAGCACGGCCAGCGCCGCAAGGGCAAGATGAGCGACTTCGGCACGCAGCTGCGCGCCAAGCAGAAGCTCAAGGGCTACTACGGCGAACTGCGCGAAAAGCAGTTCCGCGCCACTTTCGACGAAGCAAACCGTCGCAAGGGTGACACTTCCGAAAACCTGATCGGCCTGCTCGAGTCGCGTCTGGACGCCATCGTCTACCGCGCCAAGTTCGTTCCGACCGTTTTCGCATCGCGCCAGTTCATCAACCATGGCCACGTCACGGTTAACGGCGTTCGCGTCAACATCGGTTCTTACCGCTGCAAGCCGGGCGACGTTATCGAAGTTCGCCAGAAGTCCAAGCAGCTCGTAACCGTTCTGGAAGCCGTTCAGCTCGCTGAGCGTGACGTTCCGGACTACATCGAAGTTGACCACAACAAGATGGTTGCGACCTACGCCCGCGTTCCGGCTCTCTCCGACGTTCCGTACCCGGTCGTCATGGAACCGCATCTGGTCGTCGAATTCTACTCGCGTTAA
- a CDS encoding ATP-binding protein: MQVGIDMGTLSGGQQAKLDIEELLATRLLVQGNSGSGKSHLLRRLLEQSAPWVQQVIIDPEGDFVTLSDRFGHVVVDGERTEAELAGIANRIRQHRVSCVLTLEGLDIEQQMRAAAAFLNGLFDADREFWYPVLVVVDEAQMFAPSVAGEVTEDARKASLGAMTNLMCRGRKRGLAGVIATQRLAKLAKNVAAEASNFLMGRTFLDIDMARAADLLGMDRRQAEMFRDLQRGNFVALGPALSRRPLPIVIGAVETSARSSSPKLMPLPDAPQDVEDLIFTPDPEEFTRAAVRRTPPAPRPTTDILAELSRSTPAAVGPSPEQSPRAGQPELTPEEREEKIGAVLVEILDDPQSAYRTDAVLYQDFLVRARMRRIPGTPMTLAEFRRQVAIARSGVDAAMAASEGWEKALELSMSVSDDLQGVFLLLVKAALGEEPCPSDARIARAYGTHSARRARRLLGYFEEKELVVVHADFSGKRIVAFPDLDAKTAPGDADAAEDDARLAAE, translated from the coding sequence TTGCAGGTCGGCATCGACATGGGAACCCTATCGGGCGGGCAGCAGGCCAAGCTCGATATCGAGGAATTGCTTGCGACGCGTTTGCTGGTGCAGGGCAATTCCGGTTCCGGCAAGTCGCATCTGCTGCGCCGGCTGCTGGAGCAATCGGCGCCATGGGTGCAGCAGGTCATCATCGATCCCGAGGGTGATTTCGTCACGCTTTCCGACAGGTTCGGTCATGTGGTGGTGGATGGCGAGCGCACCGAAGCCGAGCTTGCCGGCATTGCCAACCGCATTCGCCAGCACCGCGTTTCCTGCGTGCTGACGCTGGAAGGTCTCGATATCGAACAGCAGATGCGGGCCGCAGCCGCCTTCCTCAACGGCCTGTTCGATGCCGACCGCGAATTCTGGTATCCGGTGCTTGTGGTCGTGGATGAGGCGCAGATGTTTGCGCCCTCCGTTGCCGGTGAAGTGACGGAGGATGCGCGCAAGGCGTCGCTTGGCGCCATGACCAATCTGATGTGCCGTGGCCGCAAGCGCGGTCTTGCCGGCGTCATTGCCACGCAGCGTCTTGCGAAGCTCGCCAAGAACGTGGCGGCTGAAGCCTCGAACTTCCTGATGGGCCGTACTTTCCTCGATATCGACATGGCGCGCGCTGCGGACCTGCTCGGCATGGACCGGCGACAGGCGGAAATGTTCCGCGATCTGCAGCGCGGCAATTTCGTGGCGCTCGGCCCGGCGCTTTCGCGTCGCCCGCTGCCCATCGTCATTGGAGCGGTGGAGACCTCGGCGCGCTCATCTTCGCCAAAGCTGATGCCGTTGCCGGATGCACCGCAGGATGTAGAAGACCTGATCTTCACGCCGGACCCGGAAGAATTCACGCGCGCCGCCGTGCGCCGCACGCCGCCGGCACCACGCCCGACCACGGATATTCTCGCCGAACTCTCCCGTTCCACCCCCGCCGCCGTTGGCCCTTCACCGGAGCAATCGCCGCGTGCAGGTCAGCCGGAACTGACGCCGGAAGAGCGTGAGGAAAAGATCGGTGCGGTTCTCGTCGAAATTCTCGACGATCCGCAATCGGCCTATCGCACGGATGCCGTGCTGTATCAGGATTTTCTGGTGCGCGCCCGTATGCGTCGCATTCCCGGCACGCCGATGACACTGGCGGAATTCCGCCGGCAGGTGGCGATTGCCCGTTCCGGCGTGGATGCGGCGATGGCGGCAAGCGAAGGCTGGGAAAAGGCGCTGGAATTGTCCATGTCGGTTTCCGATGACCTGCAGGGAGTCTTCCTGCTGCTGGTCAAGGCCGCTCTTGGCGAGGAGCCTTGCCCGTCGGATGCCCGCATTGCTCGCGCCTATGGCACCCATTCCGCCCGCCGCGCGCGGCGTCTGCTCGGCTATTTCGAGGAGAAGGAGCTCGTGGTGGTGCATGCCGATTTCTCCGGCAAGCGCATCGTGGCGTTTCCCGATCTCGACGCAAAAACCGCACCCGGCGATGCGGATGCGGCTGAGGATGATGCGCGGCTTGCGGCGGAATGA
- the murI gene encoding glutamate racemase, which yields MLKTSEAAADVLKPVLVFDSGIGGLTVLREARVLMPERGFIYVADDAGFPYGGWEEEALKTRILSLFETLLQDYSPEVCIIACNTAFTLAGADLRARFPDMTFVGTVPAIKPAAERTRSGLVSVLATPGTVKRAYTRDLIQSFATQCHVRLVGSENLARMAESWIRGEPVSDETVLAEIEPCFIESEGKRTDIVVLACTHYPFMANVFRRLAPWPVDWLDPAEAIARRARHLVRLPQDAEHPDGFDFAVFTSGKPDFATRRLMQGFGLSVSAA from the coding sequence ATGCTGAAGACGAGTGAGGCTGCGGCCGATGTGCTGAAACCGGTACTGGTATTTGATTCCGGTATTGGCGGGCTGACCGTGCTGCGCGAAGCGCGCGTGCTGATGCCCGAGCGCGGTTTCATCTATGTGGCCGACGATGCGGGTTTTCCCTATGGCGGATGGGAAGAGGAGGCGCTGAAGACGCGTATTCTCTCGCTCTTCGAAACGCTGCTACAGGACTACAGCCCGGAAGTCTGCATTATCGCCTGCAACACCGCCTTCACGCTGGCCGGAGCCGATCTTCGCGCCCGGTTTCCGGACATGACGTTCGTCGGCACTGTTCCCGCCATCAAACCGGCGGCGGAGCGCACCCGCTCCGGCCTCGTCTCCGTGCTGGCGACGCCGGGCACCGTCAAGCGCGCTTATACGCGTGATCTCATCCAGTCCTTCGCGACGCAATGCCATGTCCGTCTCGTGGGCTCGGAAAATCTGGCGCGCATGGCGGAAAGCTGGATCAGGGGCGAGCCGGTTTCAGACGAGACGGTACTGGCCGAAATCGAACCCTGCTTCATCGAGAGCGAGGGCAAGCGCACCGATATCGTCGTGTTGGCCTGTACCCACTATCCCTTCATGGCCAATGTGTTTCGCCGGCTGGCGCCCTGGCCGGTGGACTGGCTCGACCCCGCCGAGGCGATCGCCCGGCGGGCGCGCCATCTGGTGCGGCTGCCGCAGGACGCGGAACATCCCGATGGTTTCGACTTTGCCGTCTTCACATCGGGCAAACCGGACTTCGCCACGCGGCGGCTGATGCAGGGGTTTGGGCTCAGCGTTTCGGCAGCCTGA
- a CDS encoding glutaminase: MQDIQGIVDSIYDSMLPRLGEGKVADYIPELAKVDPNQFGIAITTVDGTTYTAGNALVPFSIQSISKVFMLTLALGKAGETVWNRVGREPSGSSFNSIVQLEHEHGIPRNPFVNAGAIVVTDIVLSGHQPREAIGELLRFVRYLADDDTISIDDTVAKSEQATGFRNFALANFMRSFGNLYHPVEYTLGVYFHQCALSMTCAQLSRAGLFLANRGRNPLTGHTVVSDRRARRINALMLTCGHYDGSGDFAYHVGLPGKSGVGGGIMAVAPGKASIAVWSPGLNKVGNSALGSQALELLATKTGWSVFGA, from the coding sequence ATGCAGGACATTCAGGGTATCGTCGATTCCATCTATGACAGCATGCTGCCAAGACTGGGCGAGGGAAAGGTTGCGGATTACATTCCCGAACTCGCCAAGGTCGATCCCAACCAGTTCGGCATCGCCATCACCACTGTCGATGGAACCACCTATACGGCCGGCAATGCGCTTGTGCCGTTTTCGATCCAGAGTATCTCCAAGGTCTTCATGCTGACGCTGGCGCTCGGCAAGGCCGGTGAGACGGTGTGGAACCGGGTGGGGCGCGAACCTTCAGGCTCTTCCTTCAACTCCATCGTCCAGCTGGAGCATGAGCACGGCATCCCGCGCAATCCCTTTGTGAACGCGGGCGCCATCGTGGTGACCGATATCGTTCTTTCCGGCCACCAGCCGCGTGAGGCGATCGGCGAGCTTCTGCGCTTCGTTCGTTATCTCGCGGACGATGATACGATCAGCATTGACGATACGGTGGCGAAATCCGAGCAGGCGACGGGGTTCCGCAATTTCGCACTCGCCAATTTCATGCGCTCCTTCGGCAATCTGTACCACCCGGTGGAATATACGCTCGGCGTTTATTTCCATCAGTGCGCGCTGTCGATGACCTGCGCCCAGCTATCCCGTGCCGGGCTTTTCCTCGCCAATCGCGGTCGCAATCCGTTGACCGGTCACACGGTCGTTTCGGACCGCCGGGCGCGGCGTATCAATGCGCTGATGCTGACCTGCGGCCATTATGACGGATCGGGCGATTTCGCCTATCATGTTGGTCTGCCGGGCAAGAGCGGCGTCGGCGGCGGCATCATGGCGGTGGCGCCCGGCAAGGCGTCGATTGCGGTCTGGTCGCCGGGTCTCAACAAGGTCGGCAATTCGGCGCTCGGGTCACAGGCGCTGGAATTGCTGGCGACGAAAACCGGCTGGTCGGTATTCGGGGCTTGA
- a CDS encoding TerC family protein, producing the protein MELLLNDFLGTPTWMWAVFISLVLGLLALDLGVLHKNSKEIGIRESLMMSGFYIAIGLAFGGWIWYQSGQQSAMEYVTGFVVEKSLAMDNIFIIAMIFSYFAIPRQYQHRVLLWGILGVIILRGIMIAGGAAIVENFHWVLYLFAAFLVFTGLKMLFSSDHDEADIGNNRILKFLRSRLPVTEKLHGEKFFVKETDATTGKLKTFVTPLFLALIMVEIADLIFAVDSIPAIFAITTDPFIVYTSNIFAILGLRALYFALAALIHRFAYLKYALAAVLVFVGSKIFVADMLGIAKIPPAVSLGVTVAILATGIIGSLIATRKEVKAVE; encoded by the coding sequence ATGGAGCTTCTCCTCAACGATTTTCTCGGTACCCCCACATGGATGTGGGCGGTCTTCATTTCTCTCGTCCTTGGCCTGCTCGCGCTCGATCTCGGCGTGCTGCACAAGAACTCCAAGGAAATCGGCATTCGCGAAAGCCTGATGATGTCCGGCTTTTACATCGCCATCGGTTTGGCCTTCGGCGGCTGGATCTGGTATCAGTCCGGCCAGCAGTCGGCGATGGAATATGTCACCGGCTTCGTGGTCGAAAAAAGCCTGGCGATGGACAATATCTTCATCATCGCCATGATCTTCTCCTATTTCGCCATTCCCCGTCAGTACCAGCACCGCGTGCTGCTCTGGGGTATCCTCGGCGTCATCATCCTGCGCGGCATCATGATCGCCGGCGGTGCTGCCATCGTCGAAAACTTCCACTGGGTGCTTTATCTCTTTGCGGCCTTCCTCGTCTTCACGGGCCTCAAGATGCTGTTCTCGTCCGATCATGACGAGGCCGATATCGGCAACAACCGCATCCTGAAATTCCTGCGCAGCCGCCTGCCGGTAACCGAGAAGCTGCATGGCGAGAAGTTCTTCGTCAAGGAAACGGATGCGACCACCGGCAAGCTGAAAACCTTCGTGACGCCGCTCTTCCTGGCGCTCATCATGGTTGAAATCGCCGACCTGATCTTCGCGGTCGATTCGATCCCGGCGATCTTCGCGATCACCACCGATCCGTTCATCGTCTACACCTCGAATATCTTCGCTATCCTCGGTCTGCGCGCCCTCTATTTCGCGCTTGCCGCCCTGATCCACCGCTTCGCTTATCTGAAATATGCGCTGGCTGCGGTTCTGGTCTTCGTCGGTTCGAAAATCTTCGTCGCCGATATGCTCGGCATCGCCAAGATCCCGCCCGCCGTCTCGCTCGGCGTCACGGTCGCCATCCTCGCGACCGGCATCATCGGTTCGCTGATCGCGACGCGGAAAGAAGTGAAGGCAGTCGAGTAA
- a CDS encoding EamA family transporter translates to MALPHILLALITVFLWGFNFVAIKVGVTDMPPLFLTGVRYFFAAVPLVFFLPKPNVPWRHMIVYGMAMGFVQFGLLYPAIKLGLPAGLASLVMQSQAFFTLALAVVFLGERPLPSQIVGAIIAFGGLAVIGVERMTVAALVPLLMGVGSAIAWACGNIVNRRIGQVNAVSFVAWTSLVPVLPLILLSLVVEGPEAIAEGVLNATPTMALVVIYMAYGATIVGAGIWSYLLLRYPAGTVAPFSLLVPIVGFVSAYLAFAEHITVFEVVGAALVIIGLMLNVFGRRLAFLRVSSGAA, encoded by the coding sequence ATGGCATTGCCGCATATACTTCTCGCCCTGATCACCGTGTTTTTGTGGGGCTTCAATTTCGTCGCCATCAAGGTTGGCGTTACCGACATGCCGCCTTTGTTTCTGACGGGTGTGCGTTATTTCTTCGCTGCCGTGCCGCTGGTGTTTTTCCTGCCGAAACCCAATGTGCCGTGGCGGCATATGATCGTGTACGGCATGGCGATGGGTTTCGTGCAGTTCGGCCTGCTTTATCCGGCCATCAAGCTCGGCCTGCCGGCGGGGCTTGCTTCGCTCGTCATGCAGTCGCAGGCTTTTTTCACGCTGGCGCTTGCCGTGGTGTTTCTCGGCGAGCGGCCGTTGCCTTCACAGATCGTCGGCGCGATCATTGCTTTTGGCGGGCTGGCGGTCATCGGCGTGGAACGCATGACGGTCGCAGCCCTGGTGCCGCTTCTGATGGGGGTCGGCTCGGCAATTGCCTGGGCCTGCGGCAACATCGTCAACCGCCGCATCGGCCAGGTGAATGCGGTTTCCTTTGTCGCATGGACGAGCCTTGTACCGGTTCTGCCGTTGATCCTGCTTTCGCTGGTGGTGGAAGGGCCTGAGGCGATTGCGGAAGGCGTGCTCAATGCGACGCCGACGATGGCTCTCGTGGTGATCTACATGGCCTATGGTGCGACGATTGTCGGCGCGGGCATCTGGAGCTACCTGCTTCTGCGTTATCCGGCCGGAACGGTGGCACCGTTTTCGCTGCTGGTGCCGATTGTCGGTTTCGTCAGCGCCTATCTCGCTTTTGCGGAGCATATCACCGTCTTTGAAGTGGTCGGTGCCGCATTGGTCATCATCGGGCTGATGCTGAATGTGTTCGGCAGACGGCTTGCATTTTTGCGGGTCTCGTCCGGGGCTGCCTAG
- a CDS encoding RNA methyltransferase has translation MAGTNSELELLAEGPAIILVEPQLGENIGMVARAMANFGLSELRLVNPRDGWPSEKARAAASKADHVIDGTKVFETLEEAIKDLNFVYATTARERYGFKPVRAPVTAADTLRAKFKAGEKTGILFGRERWGLTNEEVALADEIVTFPVNPAFASLNIAQAVLLMSYEWMKSGMDDLGETLFQSVEQRPSTKEQVFGLFEHIEEALDARGYFHPAEKKPKMVDNLRAVLSRRGFSEQEISVVRGVINSLDRFPRQWPKQSGRAVPSAEGANSERTGENAEDE, from the coding sequence ATGGCAGGCACTAACAGCGAGCTCGAACTTCTGGCGGAAGGCCCGGCGATCATTCTGGTCGAGCCGCAGCTCGGCGAAAATATCGGCATGGTGGCACGGGCGATGGCCAATTTCGGCCTTTCCGAACTGCGTCTGGTCAATCCGCGTGATGGCTGGCCAAGCGAGAAGGCGCGTGCTGCCGCTTCCAAGGCCGATCATGTCATTGACGGCACCAAGGTATTCGAGACGCTGGAAGAGGCGATCAAGGATCTCAATTTCGTTTATGCCACGACGGCGCGCGAGCGTTACGGTTTCAAGCCGGTGCGGGCGCCTGTCACCGCGGCCGATACGCTCAGGGCAAAATTCAAGGCTGGCGAAAAGACCGGTATCCTGTTCGGGCGGGAGCGCTGGGGGCTGACGAACGAGGAAGTGGCGCTGGCCGACGAGATCGTGACCTTCCCGGTCAACCCCGCCTTTGCCTCGCTGAACATTGCGCAGGCGGTGCTGCTGATGTCCTATGAATGGATGAAATCAGGCATGGACGACCTGGGTGAAACGCTTTTCCAGTCCGTCGAGCAGCGACCTTCGACCAAGGAGCAGGTTTTCGGCCTGTTCGAACATATCGAGGAAGCGCTGGACGCGCGCGGTTATTTTCATCCTGCTGAAAAAAAGCCGAAAATGGTCGACAATCTGCGTGCCGTGCTGTCGAGACGGGGTTTTTCCGAGCAGGAAATCAGCGTTGTCCGCGGCGTGATCAATTCGCTCGACCGTTTCCCCCGGCAGTGGCCAAAGCAGTCAGGCCGGGCGGTGCCGTCGGCTGAGGGCGCCAATTCGGAGAGGACCGGGGAGAATGCTGAAGACGAGTGA
- a CDS encoding LysE family translocator — translation MPLENWLAFVAASAIMLAIPGPTILLVISYALGHGRKASTATVTGVALGDFTAMTASMLGLGALLATSAALFTGLKWIGAAYLIYLGIKLWRSPVGGEGAEGTGVTGRERPLKIFLHAYIVTALNPKSIVFFVAFLPQFLVPTLPFWPQVLIFEVTFLVLATVNAALYGLLASAARNTIRKPKVQRIVNRTGGGLLIGAGLIAFGWKRAVAP, via the coding sequence ATGCCGCTGGAGAACTGGCTGGCCTTCGTGGCCGCATCCGCCATCATGCTCGCCATTCCGGGACCGACGATCCTGCTGGTGATTTCCTACGCGCTTGGCCATGGCCGCAAGGCGAGCACTGCGACCGTGACGGGCGTGGCGCTGGGGGATTTCACCGCGATGACGGCGTCGATGCTGGGGCTCGGGGCGTTGCTTGCGACATCGGCGGCGCTTTTCACCGGGCTTAAATGGATCGGTGCGGCTTATCTCATCTATCTCGGTATCAAGCTGTGGCGTTCGCCGGTTGGCGGAGAAGGCGCCGAAGGGACGGGCGTGACCGGCCGTGAAAGGCCGCTCAAGATTTTCCTGCACGCTTATATCGTCACTGCGCTGAACCCGAAGAGCATCGTGTTTTTCGTGGCCTTCCTGCCGCAGTTTCTCGTGCCGACATTGCCGTTTTGGCCACAGGTGCTGATTTTCGAGGTAACGTTCCTGGTGCTTGCCACCGTGAATGCGGCGCTTTATGGACTTCTGGCAAGTGCCGCCCGCAATACGATCCGCAAGCCGAAGGTTCAGCGCATCGTCAACCGCACGGGTGGTGGTCTCCTGATCGGCGCCGGTCTCATTGCCTTTGGCTGGAAGAGGGCGGTCGCGCCGTAA
- a CDS encoding TetR/AcrR family transcriptional regulator has translation MRSESRELRRREIVEHAFTMLARDGYAAFSMQALAKVSKSSKETLYGWFGGKAGLYEAMVAENAAALVLPSAEASDGVNELSRFGADLLAMLLGERAVLLNRVAAAEAGDDAALGGLLAENGRDHVMPKLAAYFQALEERGVICADMPEGPAEIWLSLLVGDLQIRRATGALGLPPQEEVRERSARAAALTFQLCGAKKKPGADAGF, from the coding sequence ATGCGTAGTGAGAGCAGGGAGTTGCGGCGGCGCGAGATCGTCGAACATGCCTTCACCATGCTGGCGCGGGATGGGTATGCCGCGTTTTCGATGCAGGCGCTGGCAAAGGTCAGCAAATCGTCGAAGGAAACGCTTTACGGCTGGTTTGGCGGCAAGGCCGGGCTTTACGAGGCGATGGTTGCCGAAAATGCTGCGGCACTGGTGTTGCCCTCTGCTGAGGCTTCCGATGGGGTGAATGAGCTATCCCGTTTCGGGGCTGATCTATTGGCAATGCTGCTCGGAGAGCGGGCCGTGTTGCTCAATCGGGTGGCGGCGGCGGAGGCCGGTGATGATGCAGCGCTTGGAGGGTTGCTGGCGGAAAACGGCCGTGACCACGTCATGCCGAAACTCGCGGCCTATTTTCAGGCATTGGAAGAACGCGGCGTCATATGCGCTGACATGCCGGAAGGGCCGGCCGAAATCTGGCTGTCGCTTCTGGTCGGAGATTTGCAGATCAGGCGCGCGACGGGCGCACTCGGTCTTCCGCCGCAGGAGGAGGTGAGGGAGCGCTCGGCCCGTGCCGCGGCGCTGACGTTTCAGCTTTGTGGCGCAAAGAAAAAACCCGGCGCTGACGCCGGGTTTTAA
- a CDS encoding GNAT family N-acetyltransferase, whose product MRIRKVTTADIGLLCPVFVDMERHYEGAGAIGEAEVRARLGRFLRSGHGIMLVAVDDGALGILSMFEMFPGVALRPVWFMKELYVAEWARSRGIGEALIREAAKIVVEQGGSRLDFTTGRDNSGAQRFYSRVGAGEVECVVLRFDEAVLARLAQQETELLPE is encoded by the coding sequence ATGCGAATCCGAAAAGTCACGACGGCCGATATCGGGCTGCTTTGCCCTGTGTTTGTCGACATGGAGCGGCATTACGAGGGGGCGGGCGCGATTGGCGAGGCGGAGGTGCGTGCCCGTCTCGGGCGATTTTTGCGTTCCGGCCACGGCATCATGCTTGTTGCTGTCGACGATGGCGCTCTGGGCATTCTCTCAATGTTCGAGATGTTTCCCGGCGTGGCGCTGCGCCCGGTCTGGTTCATGAAAGAGCTTTATGTCGCCGAATGGGCGAGAAGCCGTGGCATCGGCGAAGCGCTGATCCGCGAGGCGGCAAAAATTGTCGTCGAACAGGGCGGTTCACGGCTCGATTTCACCACCGGCCGCGACAATAGTGGCGCGCAACGGTTCTACAGCCGCGTTGGGGCGGGCGAGGTGGAGTGTGTTGTCCTTCGCTTCGACGAGGCTGTACTTGCCCGTCTTGCCCAGCAGGAAACGGAGCTCTTGCCAGAGTAA
- the ttcA gene encoding tRNA 2-thiocytidine(32) synthetase TtcA: MNILTKIDDFVDQAGAAQIGADQDASEENGSSHPLFDNAPRSVSFNKLRKRLLRNVRQAFEDFGMLKGQKRWLVGLSGGKDSYGLLALLLDLKWRGLLPVELVACNLDQGQPNFPKHVLPEYLAKIGVAHRIEYRDTYSVVKEKVPSGGTYCSLCSRLRRGNLYRIAREEGCDALLLGHHREDILETFFMNFFHGGRLAGMPAKLLNDEGDLMVMRPLAYCAEDDMAKFAAAMEFPIIPCDLCGSQDGLQRNAMKEMLADIERRMPGRKDVMLRALAHVNPSHLLDPRLFDFSALAVTGASPEERREASPP; encoded by the coding sequence ATGAACATTCTCACCAAGATCGATGACTTTGTAGATCAGGCCGGGGCCGCCCAGATCGGGGCGGATCAGGACGCGTCCGAGGAAAACGGCAGCTCGCATCCACTGTTCGACAACGCGCCGCGCTCAGTCTCGTTCAACAAGCTGCGCAAGCGGCTGCTGCGCAATGTGCGCCAGGCCTTTGAAGATTTCGGCATGCTGAAGGGCCAGAAGCGCTGGCTTGTCGGCCTTTCCGGCGGCAAGGACAGCTACGGTCTTCTGGCGCTGCTGCTCGATCTCAAATGGCGCGGGCTTTTGCCGGTGGAACTGGTGGCCTGCAATCTCGATCAGGGCCAGCCGAATTTTCCCAAGCACGTGCTGCCGGAATATCTGGCGAAGATCGGTGTCGCCCATCGCATCGAATATCGCGATACCTATTCGGTGGTGAAGGAAAAGGTGCCCTCCGGCGGCACTTACTGTTCGCTCTGTTCGCGGCTTCGGCGTGGCAATCTCTACCGCATCGCGCGGGAGGAAGGTTGCGACGCATTGCTGCTCGGTCATCACCGCGAGGATATTCTCGAAACCTTTTTCATGAACTTCTTCCATGGCGGCCGTCTTGCCGGCATGCCGGCGAAGCTTTTGAATGACGAGGGCGACCTGATGGTCATGCGCCCGCTTGCCTATTGCGCCGAAGACGATATGGCGAAATTTGCGGCGGCGATGGAATTCCCGATCATTCCCTGCGACCTCTGCGGCTCGCAGGACGGGCTTCAGCGCAATGCCATGAAAGAGATGCTGGCGGATATCGAACGGCGCATGCCGGGCCGCAAGGATGTGATGCTGCGGGCACTTGCGCATGTAAACCCTTCGCATCTGCTTGATCCCAGGCTTTTTGATTTTTCGGCGCTTGCTGTCACCGGGGCGTCACCTGAAGAGCGTAGGGAGGCCAGCCCTCCCTGA
- a CDS encoding NADP-dependent isocitrate dehydrogenase, whose product MAKIKVANPVVDLDGDEMTRIIWQLIKDKLILPYLDLDIEYYDLSVENRDATNDQVTVDAAHAIKKHGVGIKCATITPDEARVEEFGLKQMWKSPNGTIRNILGGVIFREPIICKNVPRLVPGWTKPIVVGRHAFGDQYKATDFKFPGKGKLTIKFVGEDGQVIEKDVFDAPSAGVALAMYNLDESIREFARASMNYGLMRKWPVYLSTKNTILKAYDGRFKDIFEEVYQNEFKKQFDEIGITYEHRLIDDMVASALKWSGGYIWACKNYDGDVQSDTVAQGFGSLGLMTSVLLSPDGRTVEAEAAHGTVTRHYRQHQKGQETSTNSIASIFAWTRGLAHRAKLDDNAELAKFAATLETVCVDTVESGFMTKDLALLIGPDQPWLSTTAFLDKIDENLKKAMAA is encoded by the coding sequence ATGGCAAAGATCAAGGTAGCCAATCCGGTCGTCGATCTCGACGGCGACGAAATGACCCGTATTATCTGGCAGCTCATCAAGGACAAGCTGATCCTGCCTTACCTCGATCTCGATATCGAATATTACGACCTCTCGGTTGAAAACCGCGATGCCACCAACGACCAGGTCACCGTCGATGCGGCACACGCCATCAAGAAGCACGGCGTCGGCATCAAGTGCGCCACGATCACGCCGGATGAAGCCCGCGTCGAGGAATTCGGCCTGAAGCAGATGTGGAAGAGCCCGAACGGCACGATCCGCAACATTCTGGGCGGCGTCATCTTCCGCGAGCCGATCATCTGCAAGAACGTTCCGCGCCTCGTTCCCGGCTGGACCAAGCCGATCGTCGTCGGCCGCCACGCTTTCGGCGACCAGTACAAGGCAACCGATTTCAAGTTCCCCGGCAAGGGCAAGCTGACGATCAAGTTCGTCGGTGAAGACGGCCAGGTCATCGAAAAGGACGTCTTCGACGCTCCGAGCGCCGGCGTGGCACTGGCCATGTACAACCTCGACGAATCCATCCGCGAATTCGCCCGCGCCTCCATGAACTACGGCCTGATGCGCAAGTGGCCGGTTTACCTCTCCACGAAGAACACCATCCTCAAGGCCTATGACGGCCGCTTCAAGGATATCTTCGAAGAAGTCTACCAGAACGAATTCAAGAAGCAGTTCGACGAAATCGGCATCACCTATGAGCACCGCCTGATCGACGACATGGTCGCTTCCGCGCTGAAGTGGTCCGGCGGCTACATCTGGGCCTGCAAGAACTACGACGGCGACGTGCAGTCCGACACGGTTGCCCAGGGCTTCGGCTCGCTCGGCCTGATGACTTCCGTTCTCCTGTCTCCCGATGGCCGCACGGTCGAAGCCGAAGCGGCACACGGCACGGTGACGCGCCACTACCGCCAGCACCAGAAGGGTCAGGAAACCTCGACCAACTCGATCGCTTCGATCTTCGCCTGGACCCGTGGCCTTGCCCACCGCGCCAAGCTGGACGACAATGCCGAGCTGGCAAAGTTCGCGGCAACGCTCGAAACCGTCTGCGTCGACACCGTCGAAAGCGGCTTCATGACCAAGGATCTGGCGCTCCTCATCGGTCCGGACCAGCCCTGGCTCTCCACCACCGCCTTCCTCGACAAGATCGACGAGAACCTCAAGAAGGCGATGGCGGCTTAA